In Kitasatospora gansuensis, a genomic segment contains:
- a CDS encoding acyl carrier protein, protein MSVDTTTSAGSGGRPTSADATADVEAADVESVVAIFRRVLESTEVAPDSDFFLLGGDSLIATRVLSAIARGHGVELTFDDFVLAPTPQGLAEQIAAAR, encoded by the coding sequence ATGAGCGTTGACACCACCACTTCCGCCGGCTCCGGCGGCAGACCCACCAGCGCGGACGCCACAGCCGACGTCGAGGCGGCCGACGTCGAGAGCGTGGTGGCGATCTTCCGTCGGGTACTGGAGAGCACCGAGGTCGCGCCGGACTCCGACTTCTTCCTGCTCGGCGGCGACTCGCTGATCGCGACCCGGGTGCTGAGCGCGATCGCCCGCGGCCACGGCGTCGAGCTGACCTTCGACGACTTTGTGCTCGCGCCCACCCCGCAGGGTCTCGCCGAGCAGATCGCCGCTGCCCGATGA
- a CDS encoding flavin monoamine oxidase family protein, with protein MTHTRSAVVVGAGLAGLTAATGLADHGIEVTVLEARDRVGGRTHGRQVAPTAWIDAGAAYLGNRHTELHALMAELGLKTTPTTMQGASRFALGAEHATRDGRFPPLNAVALGDLFELLDELAATVRTEAPWLTPDAERLDTLTAAEWAEQHLTHPDARLFFPLFLGEMMAADPADVSVLHMAFYLRSGGGLRYLNAFEGGAQQDRITGGAHQACELLAGRLGARVRLGEPVLTVHQDRDGVTVRTPHGEHRADVVVMALPPLLADAVDYRPALPVRRASGRTARGCAVKVNLVYPEPVWRDHGLSGWSVNAEGPLLSTVDDSPAEGGVGVLTGFVTGAEAHRYAALPPEQQRSTAVGQAARLFPMLPEPIGFRLTDWVNEQYSQGCYAALLGPGDWLELGPTLTTPHHRVHWAGTETSTEYFGLMEGAIRSGHRVVAEILAHR; from the coding sequence ATGACCCACACCCGCAGCGCCGTCGTGGTCGGCGCCGGACTGGCCGGGCTCACGGCCGCGACCGGGCTGGCGGACCACGGGATCGAGGTCACCGTCCTGGAGGCCCGCGACCGGGTCGGCGGCCGCACCCACGGCCGCCAGGTCGCGCCGACCGCCTGGATCGACGCCGGCGCCGCCTACCTGGGCAACCGGCACACCGAACTGCACGCCCTGATGGCTGAGTTGGGTCTCAAGACCACCCCGACCACGATGCAGGGCGCCAGCCGCTTCGCGCTCGGCGCCGAGCACGCCACCCGGGACGGGCGGTTCCCGCCGCTCAACGCCGTGGCCCTCGGCGACCTGTTCGAGCTGCTGGACGAACTCGCCGCCACCGTAAGGACCGAGGCCCCCTGGCTCACCCCGGACGCCGAGCGGCTGGACACCCTGACCGCCGCCGAGTGGGCCGAGCAGCACCTGACCCATCCGGACGCCCGGCTGTTCTTCCCGCTCTTCCTGGGCGAGATGATGGCCGCCGACCCGGCCGACGTCTCCGTCCTGCACATGGCGTTCTACCTGCGCTCGGGCGGCGGCCTCCGCTACCTCAACGCCTTCGAGGGCGGTGCCCAGCAGGACCGGATCACCGGTGGCGCCCACCAGGCCTGCGAGCTGCTGGCCGGGCGGCTCGGTGCTCGGGTACGGCTCGGCGAACCGGTCCTGACGGTCCATCAGGACCGGGACGGCGTCACCGTCCGTACGCCGCACGGCGAACACCGGGCCGACGTGGTGGTGATGGCGCTGCCACCGCTGCTGGCCGACGCCGTCGACTACCGGCCCGCCCTGCCGGTCCGCCGGGCGAGCGGGCGGACCGCCCGCGGCTGCGCGGTCAAGGTGAACCTGGTCTACCCCGAACCGGTCTGGCGCGACCACGGCCTCTCCGGCTGGTCGGTCAACGCCGAGGGCCCGCTGCTGTCCACGGTGGACGACTCCCCGGCCGAGGGCGGGGTCGGCGTGCTGACCGGCTTCGTCACGGGCGCCGAGGCACACCGGTACGCGGCGCTGCCGCCGGAGCAGCAGCGCTCGACGGCGGTCGGGCAGGCCGCCCGGCTGTTCCCGATGCTGCCGGAACCGATCGGCTTCCGGCTCACCGACTGGGTCAACGAGCAGTACAGCCAGGGCTGTTACGCCGCCCTGCTCGGGCCGGGCGACTGGCTCGAGCTCGGCCCGACGCTGACCACACCGCACCACCGGGTGCACTGGGCCGGCACCGAGACCAGCACCGAGTACTTCGGGCTGATGGAAGGCGCGATCCGCTCCGGCCACCGCGTGGTCGCGGAGATCCTCGCCCACCGCTAG
- a CDS encoding class I adenylate-forming enzyme family protein translates to MSDQSSIAPLAARQQLMTEPTLGAGNFLDHAIAVNPNRAVPFAYSHHTDHRGGVVLRGHSLLDLAALRDRYAKWYWANGVRPGEPVGVVVGEGLEPLLHFFALTALGAVPALINDAMRHDVMVRYLNHVGVVGIVADDPTRLAAAYREDPRSRPRFIAMAAEIQAFDDGSAELPEVYPYRHAAEDVVALIHSSGTTGTPKSTMLAHRQFWDGKQPRMVRFPAESYDRLMSLMPHTHAGGLSYFLTATLLGLPTVVMSDWRRTVVEPVMRAFQPTMVASFPRTFVELATGELPVEGAAKVHSWFNTGDSAHYGHIRRLVQLGERPAGLIKPWLLPSEAADQPALAGSQFIDGLGSSEMGMALFGQVTSPESTRNDRCVGKPLEVVLRAAVLNEDGEELPDGTVGMLGVVTPSRTPGYWNNPKLTGTFELAGYWLTGDLARRDAEGRFYHLDRTVDVIDTANGPVYSLPIEEVLLADCGELVQDCSVIGLPGAPGQGQRPYAVVRLQAEAAQSTAEEIQEAANKALAGAGLTGLAGVSIARTPEDFPLGPTGKVLKRELRTRFATLLTGR, encoded by the coding sequence ATGAGCGATCAGAGTTCCATCGCACCCCTCGCCGCCCGGCAGCAGCTGATGACCGAACCCACCCTCGGGGCCGGCAACTTCCTGGACCACGCCATCGCGGTCAACCCCAATCGCGCGGTGCCGTTCGCCTACAGCCACCACACCGACCACCGCGGCGGCGTCGTACTGCGCGGCCACAGCCTGCTCGACCTCGCCGCCCTGCGCGACCGCTACGCCAAGTGGTACTGGGCGAACGGCGTCCGCCCCGGCGAGCCGGTCGGCGTGGTCGTCGGCGAGGGCCTGGAGCCACTGCTGCACTTCTTCGCACTGACCGCGCTGGGCGCCGTGCCCGCCCTGATCAACGACGCCATGCGGCACGACGTGATGGTCCGCTACCTCAACCACGTGGGCGTGGTCGGCATCGTCGCGGACGACCCCACCCGGCTCGCCGCGGCCTACCGGGAGGACCCGCGCTCGCGCCCGCGCTTCATCGCCATGGCGGCCGAGATCCAGGCCTTCGACGACGGCTCGGCCGAGCTCCCCGAGGTCTACCCGTACCGGCACGCGGCCGAGGACGTGGTCGCGCTGATCCACTCCTCGGGCACCACCGGCACGCCGAAGTCCACCATGCTGGCGCACCGTCAGTTCTGGGACGGCAAGCAGCCGCGGATGGTGCGCTTCCCGGCCGAGTCGTACGACCGGCTGATGTCACTGATGCCGCACACCCACGCGGGCGGGCTGAGCTACTTCCTCACCGCCACCCTGCTCGGTCTGCCGACCGTGGTGATGTCGGACTGGCGGCGGACGGTGGTGGAGCCCGTGATGCGGGCCTTCCAGCCGACCATGGTCGCCTCCTTCCCGCGCACCTTCGTCGAGTTGGCCACTGGCGAGCTGCCGGTCGAGGGTGCGGCCAAGGTGCACTCCTGGTTCAACACCGGTGACAGCGCGCACTACGGGCACATCCGCCGCCTGGTCCAGCTCGGCGAGCGGCCGGCCGGGCTGATCAAGCCCTGGCTGCTGCCGAGCGAGGCGGCCGACCAACCGGCCCTGGCCGGTTCGCAGTTCATCGACGGCCTGGGCTCCTCCGAGATGGGCATGGCGCTGTTCGGCCAGGTCACCTCACCGGAGAGCACCCGCAACGACCGGTGCGTCGGCAAGCCGCTCGAAGTGGTGCTCAGAGCCGCCGTCCTGAACGAGGACGGCGAGGAACTCCCGGACGGCACGGTCGGGATGCTCGGCGTGGTCACCCCGTCCCGGACCCCCGGTTACTGGAACAACCCGAAGCTCACCGGCACCTTCGAGCTGGCCGGCTACTGGCTCACCGGTGACCTGGCCCGCCGGGACGCCGAAGGCCGGTTCTACCACCTCGACCGCACGGTGGACGTGATCGACACCGCGAACGGCCCGGTCTACAGCCTGCCGATCGAGGAAGTGCTGCTGGCCGACTGCGGTGAGCTGGTGCAGGACTGCTCGGTGATCGGCCTGCCCGGGGCACCCGGCCAGGGCCAACGGCCGTACGCCGTCGTCCGGTTGCAGGCCGAGGCCGCGCAGAGCACCGCCGAGGAGATCCAGGAGGCCGCCAACAAGGCGCTCGCCGGGGCCGGTCTCACCGGGCTCGCCGGGGTGAGCATCGCCCGGACGCCGGAGGACTTCCCGCTCGGGCCCACCGGCAAGGTGCTCAAGCGCGAACTTCGGACCCGCTTCGCCACGCTCCTCACCGGCCGGTAG
- a CDS encoding amino acid adenylation domain-containing protein, with amino-acid sequence MSNNRGASEVASDLFDAFRQTTLRYPDHPALIHQGRAVSYRRLNELAHTLAARLGANPGVVAVHATHTPETLVGLLGVLAAEGVYCPVDPAFPPQRQQAMLSAVDCRTVLGADPGLASQLGLKYLESDHLGVDSTEPDQSAELTAGPPSADPTDHQNPLAMGQLETDPDIPAYILFTSGSTGQPKPVVTPRRAISTTVHSLRELFGLTPADRVLQFASLNWDTCFEEILPTLTTGAALVLDAEAHSGSFPRFLRMVERERITVLDLPTAFWHELVLHLTEDQLPLPACLRLLIIGGEAASPARLDDWSRLDTGRIRLLNTYGCTETTLITHAVDLHGPEAPSPGWSWDGGTRAPIGRALPHVIEQISEQGELMIGGPALALGYLGLPEATEARFTVVDGERRFRTGDRVSSAPDGVLTHQGRLDHEIKVRGIRVDPAEVEAHLTSHPGVQAAAVVGTTLAGRSALVAYIVPRTPATAGTLDTDVRSYLHGRVPGHLVPSRITVVPQLVLTASGKVDRAGSHLRHATH; translated from the coding sequence ATGTCAAACAATCGCGGCGCCAGCGAGGTCGCTTCCGACCTTTTTGACGCGTTCAGACAAACTACTCTTCGCTACCCGGATCACCCGGCGCTCATCCACCAAGGACGCGCCGTGAGTTATCGCCGGCTCAACGAGCTGGCGCACACGCTTGCCGCACGGCTGGGAGCCAATCCCGGCGTGGTCGCGGTACACGCGACACACACACCGGAAACGCTCGTCGGGCTGCTCGGCGTACTCGCGGCCGAAGGGGTCTACTGCCCCGTCGATCCGGCATTCCCGCCGCAACGGCAGCAGGCGATGCTGTCGGCGGTCGACTGCCGGACCGTGCTCGGCGCCGATCCCGGATTGGCATCCCAACTCGGGTTGAAATACCTGGAGTCGGACCATCTCGGGGTGGATTCGACAGAACCGGACCAGTCGGCGGAACTCACCGCGGGCCCACCCTCGGCCGACCCGACGGATCATCAGAATCCGTTAGCCATGGGCCAATTGGAAACAGACCCCGACATACCGGCCTACATCCTCTTCACCTCGGGCTCCACCGGACAGCCGAAGCCCGTCGTCACTCCCCGCCGGGCCATCTCCACCACCGTCCACTCGCTGCGCGAGCTGTTCGGTCTGACGCCCGCGGACCGGGTCCTCCAGTTCGCCTCGCTGAACTGGGACACCTGCTTCGAGGAGATCCTGCCCACCCTCACCACGGGGGCCGCCCTGGTCCTCGACGCCGAGGCGCACTCGGGCTCGTTCCCCCGCTTCCTGCGGATGGTCGAACGGGAGCGGATCACCGTCCTCGACCTGCCGACCGCCTTCTGGCACGAGCTGGTGCTCCACCTCACCGAGGACCAACTGCCGTTACCCGCCTGCCTCCGGCTGCTGATCATCGGTGGCGAGGCCGCGAGTCCGGCGCGGCTGGACGACTGGAGCCGCCTGGACACCGGGCGGATCCGGCTGCTCAACACCTACGGCTGCACCGAGACCACCCTGATCACCCACGCCGTCGACCTGCACGGCCCCGAGGCACCCTCCCCCGGTTGGAGCTGGGACGGCGGCACCCGGGCGCCGATCGGCCGCGCCCTCCCGCACGTCATCGAACAGATCAGCGAGCAGGGCGAGTTGATGATCGGCGGGCCCGCGCTCGCGCTCGGCTACCTCGGGCTGCCCGAGGCCACCGAAGCCAGGTTCACCGTCGTCGACGGCGAGCGCCGGTTCCGGACCGGCGACCGGGTGAGCAGCGCACCCGACGGCGTGCTCACCCACCAGGGCCGGCTGGACCACGAGATCAAGGTGCGCGGCATCCGGGTCGACCCGGCCGAGGTCGAGGCCCACCTCACCAGCCATCCCGGGGTGCAGGCGGCGGCCGTGGTGGGGACCACGCTGGCCGGCCGCTCCGCGCTGGTCGCCTACATCGTGCCGCGCACCCCCGCCACGGCCGGGACCCTGGACACCGACGTCCGGTCCTATCTGCACGGGCGGGTGCCCGGCCATCTGGTGCCGAGCCGGATCACCGTGGTCCCCCAACTCGTCCTCACCGCAAGCGGAAAGGTCGACCGCGCAGGCTCGCACCTGCGGCACGCAACGCACTGA